ATGCCGTCTTCTTCCCGCAGCAGCACCGCAACGCTCTCCCGGCGCGCGGTGGGCACGTTCTTGCCGACGTAGTCCGCCTTGATCGGCAGTTCGCGATGGCCGCGGTCGACGAGCACCACGAGCTGGATGACCCGTGGGCGGCCGAAATCGATGATGGCGTCGAGGGCGGCGCGGATGGTCCGCCCGGTGAACAGTACATCGTCCACAAGCACGACCCGCCGGTCGTCGATGGAAAAAGGAATATCGGTACGGTGAAGCACCGGCTGCGGACCGAGCGCCTGGTGCATCAGGTCGTCGCGGTACAGCGTGATGTCGAGCGTGCCGGTCGGAACGTCCTGCCCGGTGATCTCCCGAAGCAGCCTGGCCAGCCGGTCCGCGACATGGATGCCGCGACGGCGGATGCCGATCAGCGCGAGATCGTCAGCGCCCCGATTCCGCTCGACAATCTCATGGGCGATCCGCGTCAGCGCATGGCCGATACGGTCCGCCGCCATCATCACCGGCATCGTCACCTCTTTGCGGCCTCGCCGGACCGCTATTAAAGAGTCGAGCCGATGCTATCACACGCGCTACCAGAGGAACCGGAAACCGAGCTGCATCTGCCGCTGCGGCTGGACCAGCGCGGACCCCAGGCCGAACTCGGGGTTGGCCGTGACACCGTCCTCCAGCGTTACTTCCTGCTGATCGAAGCTTCCGACCCGGAACGTCCCGGTGTTGAACACGTTGAACACTTCGAACATCGCCTCCAGGGTGGCGCCGCCGGCTGCGATCCGCTTCGTCAGGCGGAGGTCGACGTTCCGGACCATCTCGTTGCGTTCGCCGTTGATCGGCGCCAGTTGGCCGCCCAGCACGGCTCGCGTCTGCGATCCGAATGGACCGACACTGAAGTTCGGATGGCGATGGAAGCCGACCCTCGGATCCAGGACGGTGAACGGCGACCCTGACTGCACCGTCAGAATGCCGCTGACCTGCACCCCGCCGGGCAGCTCGCCGACGCCGCTCGCGACCAGGCGGTGGGGAATGTCGCGACTCGAC
This genomic window from Acidobacteriota bacterium contains:
- the pyrR gene encoding bifunctional pyr operon transcriptional regulator/uracil phosphoribosyltransferase PyrR, translated to MPVMMAADRIGHALTRIAHEIVERNRGADDLALIGIRRRGIHVADRLARLLREITGQDVPTGTLDITLYRDDLMHQALGPQPVLHRTDIPFSIDDRRVVLVDDVLFTGRTIRAALDAIIDFGRPRVIQLVVLVDRGHRELPIKADYVGKNVPTARRESVAVLLREEDGMDEVRVERLNDVVDDSARGETG